Within Candidatus Latescibacter sp., the genomic segment TCAAGTTGAGCGCCCCGAAGAGGACTATTCCCCCATCTTTCCACCAGAATTCCCATTTCGGGGTAAACTTAACCAATGTTTTGAGGGAGATTTCATATATATCGTCTATAAATCCCAAATAATCGGATATGCTAAAATAGCATTAATACAATTGCACAACGGTTCAAGAGTGGGGATAGAGGGGCGAAATATTCCACCGGGTGATGTGGTAGTTTTAAACGGACCCTTGATACGAATGCCCTTTTACCTTTTTTGTCGAGGATTTCAAGGGGTCCGCTACATTGCTTGTAATCTGCACGAGATTAACCGTGAATTAGCACAACTTGAACTCTCTCGGTTTTTTAATTAAGGTTGATACGGAAGGATGTTCTTACATTCTCTCTATCACCTTCGTGCTTTTCCGTTTCTCGGTCTTCTTTTCTTTACACCCTCTTCCCTCGCTTCCCCATCCCCTCCACCACCATAAAATCCACCTCCCCGCGTTCCTTGTCGGCGCGGGCCACCGCGACCTTCACCCGGTCGCCAATCATGAACCTCCTTCCCTTATTCCTCCCGATCATGGCCACACCGTGCTCGTCAACCTCGTAATAATCGTCTTCCAGGCTGGAGACGTGGACAAGGCCCTCCACGAAGTATTCATCCAGCTCCACGAAAAAGCCGATGGGAATGATGCCGGAAACAGCGCCGTTGAATTCCTCGCCGAGATGACGTTCCATGAATTCGGCGATTTTCATCTTGACGGAGTCGCGTTCGGCGGAATCGGTGGTGATCTCACGAGAGGTCAGGTGGTTCCCGAGGGTCTCGTAATACTGGATGTCAAGGCGTTCCGGGGCGGCGCCGTTTCCGAGAATGTAGCGGTCGAGCTGACGGTGGACTATCAGGTCTGGATAGCGCCGTATAGGGGAGGTGAAATGAGCGTATACCGGCAGCGCCAGGCCGTAATGACCCAGATTGTGAGGGCTGTACACCGCTTTTTTCATGGAGCGGAGAAGGAGCATGTTGAGCACCCGCTCATGGCGTTTTCCCTGGAGGGATTTGAGGAAGCTCTGAATATAGAGCTGGCTTTCAGCAAGCGTTGGCCGGAAATCGTAGCCGAGAGACCGGGCTAAATCCCCGAAAACCTCAAGCTTCTCCCTGTCCGGCGTGTCGTGGGAGCGATAGAGGAAAGGCGCCTTTGCCTCGCCGAGCTCCATGGCGGTGACGGTGTTGGCGATGAGCATGAGTTCCTCGATCATCCGGTGCGATTTGAGACGGGTTCGTTTAACTATGTCTTTCGGTTTGCCGGCTGCATCGAGGATGACACGGGTTTCGGGAAGCTCGAAATCGAGCGCGCCCCGTTCAGTCCTGCGCCGGATGAGGATATCGGTGAGGTCGGAGAGCACGATAAGCGCTTCCCGTACTTCTCCCGGAATGAGATCGGCCTCGTAATCTCCGGTTCCGTCCAGGAAAGCCTGCGCCTGCTGGTAGTTGAGCCTCATGCGGGAATGGATGACCGTGTCGGCGATTTCAGCCGAAAGGATATTCCCATCATCGTCGAGAGTCGCAAACACGCTTTTGGTGAGACGGTCTTCGCGGGGCCGGAGGCTGCATAGTTCGCCGGAAAGCCGTTCCGGCAGCATGGGGATAACCCTGTCCACCAGGTAACAGCTCATTCCCCGCGCCTGCGCCTCGTGGTCAAGCGCTGAGCCGTCACGGACATAATGTGCCACATCGGCAATGTGAACGCCGATATCGAATCCGCCGTCCTCCCGGCGGGAAATGGAGACGGCGTCGTCAAAATCACGGGCGTCTATCGGGTCAATGGTGAATGTGACCAGGTCGCGGATATCACGGCGGCGGGCGATGACATCAGCGGAAAGATCATCGGGGATGCGAAGCGACTCCTCGATCGATTCCTCGGAAAAGCGCATGGGAAGATCAAACTTCTTTGCGATGATCAGGACATCCATGCCCGGAGCACCGGGCGGGCCGAGCACTTCCACCACGGAGCACATGGGATGTGTGTACGTCGGGGCTGAAACCTCCGCCCGGCAGACCACAACTTCGCCGTCCTTTGCACCGAGTTCCTCTCCGCTTGTCACCAGCATGTTTTCCATGAATACTTTTTCCTGGGGTATCACATACGCCGTCTTCCCGATCGTCTTATAGATGCCTATAATTGGGCGGCCGGTCCTTTCCACGATCTTGATGATCTCCCCGGCGCGGTTAATGCCCACATGCCCTTTATGGATCAACCGGGCTTGTACTGTGTCGCCCGGAATGGCCCCGGCTGTATGCTCCCGCCGTATGTAAACCGAATCCCCCGCCGTGGGACGGACGAATCCCCCGCCATGCCGTGAGGCGCTGAACACCCCGGTGATGATATTGCCCATTTCCGGCAGGGCGAATGTTCTCCCTTTGAGGCGGACAAGCTCACCGGATTTCTCGATGAGGTTAAGGACGCGCTTGAATTCGGCATAATCCGTTCCTTTGAGGCCCAGACGACCGTAGAGTTCCCGGCGCCGGATTTTCCCTTTTTCCAGGGTGCGGATATAGTCGAGAATCAGAGCTTTGAGTGTTTCTTCATTCATGGGATGACTTTCACATTGCCTTGCAATATTCATACGCATTCCGGAAAAATACCGCGCCGTCGCCTTCTTCCGGGAGGTTCTCACGGGTCCAGCGGGGATGGGTATACCGGGTGAGAAATCGTTCCGGGTGCGGCATCAGACCGAGGATGGTGCCCCGTTTGTTGCAGACACCGGCGACATGGTCGAACGAGCCGTTGGGATCTTCAGGATAAGAAGGAACATCATTACAGCGCGATGTATAACGAAGCGCCACCTGGCCGTCTTTTTCCATTTCCTCCATGTCGGCGCCGGATTTCACCAGGAATTTCCCCTCGGCGTGGGCAACCGGAAGCTGGATGACCGGTTTCATTACGCGGGTAAAAACGCAGACCGTGTCCGGTTCGGATTTCAGGTACACCCAGCGGTCTTCGAACTTACCGGAATCGTTGATTGTAAGGGTAGCCCTCATTTCCTCCGGCCTGTTTTCATGGAAAGGCAGCATGCCGGTCTTGATCAATACCTGGAAACCGTTGCAGACGCCGAGTACAAGCTTCCCCTGCTCCTCGAACCTGAGAAGCTGGTCGCCGAGCCTCTTCCTGAGTTCGAGCGCCATGATCTTCCCCGCGGCGATGTCGTCGCCATAGGAGAACCCGCCCGGTATGAACAGGAAAGAGCAGCCGTCAAGCTTCACCTCGCCAGACGCCACCCGGTTGATATGCACACGCTCCGCCTCGAAACCGGCGGTTTCAGCCGCATAGGCGCTTTCCATGTCGCAATTCGTGCCTGCAGTTCGAAGGATGATCGCTTTCGGTTTTGCCATGGTGGTTTTGTTACCTCTCCCAAAAGAATATTTCTCGAAAAGTTCGCAAAGAAAGAAGAGAATCAGACAGGATTTACAAGATTTACATGATATAGACTTTAGAAGATTGTCTGAACCACTGATTCGTGTGATGAAAATGATGAGTATGATAAAAGAACTCCCCATCAGCTTTTATCAGTTCAATCATTCGCATCAGTGGTTCAGACAATTTTACTTCATAAAAAGCACTTTCCTTACGTCCCTCTTTCCTCCCAATTCCAGCATCACGAAATATACCCCCGTAGCGCGGCTGGAGGCGTTCCAGACGACACGGTGGGTTCCGGCTCTCATAACTTCATCCACCAGGTTGTCCACAAGTCGTCCTGAAATATTGTATATTGATAGCTTAGTTTTCCCCGAATTAGAAAGGGTGAAATCAATCGTCGTGGAAGGGTTGAACGGGTTAGGGTATGCAGCCCTGATGCCGAAGGATTCTGGACGGTTCATGCTTTGTGAATCAGAAACAAGAGTGCTTTGCTCTTCGAATTTCGATACTCCGCCGTTTGTACCGAACCATAGTGCTCCCTTGTTGTCTACGGCAATGGAAGAGACGCCATTATCTACGAGGCCGTCAGCGGTCGTATATGTTTTCCACATCGAGCCGTCGAATTTAGATACCCCACCGTTTGTGCCAAACCAGATCGCACCCTGTTTGTCAACCGCGATAGAATAGACTTTGTTACCGGCGAGGCCGTCTGCGGTCGTGTATGTTTTCCATGAAACACCATCGAATTTAGATACTCCACCCCCGAGCGTACCAAACCAGAGGGAACCCTGATTGTCTGCGTTTATGACTATGAGATCGTTGCTAACGAGACCATCCGAAGTAGTATATGTTTTCCATGAGACACCGTCGAATTTAGATACTCCAAAACCATATGTACCGAACCACAGCGTGCCCCTATTGTCCACAGCGATGGAAGAAACACCGTTGCTGACAAGGCCATCAGCAGTCGTGTATGTTTTCCATGAAGAGCCATCGAATTTTGATGCCCCACCGACCGTGGCGAACCAAAGCGCTCCCTGATTGTCCACAGCGATTGAAGAGACGTAAACACCTGCCGGGCCATTAGCAGTCGTGTAGAGTTTCCAAGTGATGCCATCAAATTTGGATACCGCACCTTCGTATGTTCCGAACCAGAGTGCGCCTTGTCTGTCCATTGCAATAGATAATACCCTCTTTTCAACCAAACTTTCTACGCTCGTGAATCTCATGAATGTCCCTGTTTCCATGTCCCATCGCACCACGCCTCGATGAGTGCCCGCCCAAATGTAATTCCCTTCAACTGCAACTGCATATATCCCCGACCAATCTGTATAATTCGTCCACTTCCCCTGTCCATGGGACACACCTGAAAAACATGCCAGTGCAATCATGCATAGAACAAACGCACGGTAAGGCATAATTTCCTCCTTTTGCCTCTCACACGCTTTTTAACGGTTTCTGCCATGCCTCTTTTAGCGCAAAAATATTCTCATCAGCCACGATACCTCCGGAGCCTTCAATCATCACTTGCACTGAATCGGTTGTATCCCCGATCCAGGCGAACGGAATGCCACCCATCATCTCGGTGATCTGATGAGCGTTTTCGGGTTCAACCTCGATAATGAACCGCGAGTTGGATTCGCTGAACAGGATGTAATCGTCGCGCATGACCGAGCCGAGAGGGACTTCGCTTAGATCCACATACGCCCCCACCTGACCGGCGAACGCCATCTCTGCCAGGGCGACCCCGATTCCGCCTTCCGAACAGTCGTGGCAGGAAAGGATCAATCTCTGGTCCATGGCCTTGTGCAGGGTGGTCATGATTTCACGGGCAGTGGGGATGTCCACCCCCGGAACGGTGTTTCCCGTGAATCCTTTCAGGTCGAAATAGTGGGAGCCGCCCATCTCGTTGCGGGTAAGCCCCACTACGGCGATTAGATTCCCGGGAGCTTTGAAATCCATGGTGACCGCTTTGGTTACATCCTCCATGACGCAGAGTGCGCTGATGAGGAGGGTCGGAGGTATGCGTATGACCTTGTCGCCGTAAATGAATTCGTTTCGGAGGCTGTCCTTTCCCGATATGAAGGGAGTCCCGAAGCCCACCGCGCCGTCATGGCATCCCTGGGCCGCGCGGACCAGCTCTCCGAGACGGTCGGGAATCGTGGTGTTCCCCCAACTGAAATTATCGAGGAGCGCGGTGCGGGCTATATCGCCTCCCACGCAGGTCACCTGCCGCAGCGCTTCGTCTATAGCCGAGAGCGCCATGAAGTAGGGATCGATGACCCCGTATTTGGGATTGATGCCGTTGGCGATGATGATTCCACGGTTTGAGCCGAGCTTTGGCCGTATGACGCTGGCGTCGGAAGGGCCGTCGTTCGCCGCGCCGGTGAGCGGTTTCACAATGCTTCCGCCCTGGACCTCATGGTCGTACTGGCGGACGATCCACTCTTTGGAGCAGACATTCCAGGAGGAAAGAATCTCCTTCAGGGGTTTTCCCAGATCCGAGGGGCAGGGAAATTCCGGCTCCGGCGTCCTGCGCGGCTCCCATGAGGCATTGCGTGCGAGACGGGGAACTCCGTTATGGAGAAACTGCATGTCGAATTCCCCCACCGTCATTCCATGGTACCGCAGGGTGAGTTTTCCGCCGCCGGTGAAGGTTCCGATCACCACCGCCTCTACATTCTCAGACTCGAACACCCCAAGCAGCTCATCCACCTTGTCCGGCGGAACCGACAGCACCATGCGCTCCTGGGCCTCGGAAATCCAGATTTCCCAGTAACGGAGTCCGGTGTATTTGAGAGGCACCAGTTCCAGGTCAACCTCCGCGCCGGTATCCTTCCCCATCTCGCCGACCGCGCTGGAAAGCCCTCCGGCTCCGCAGTCGGTTATGGCGGAATAAAGTCCCCGGTCACGGGCGACCATGAGGGTATCCACCATCTTCTTCTCCTGGATGGCGTTTCCGATCTGCACCGCGTGGGATGAGGTGACCTCGCTCTCCTCGGTCACCTCGGTGGAGGAAAGCGTGGCCCCGTGGATGCCGTCACGGCCGGTTCTGCCGCCGATGAGGACAATCCTGTCGCCGTCAGAGACCTTCTTGAACGAGCATTCTTTCGGCATGATGCCGACAGTGCCGCAATAAACGATCGGATTCCCCACATACCTTGGATCGAAAAACACAGAGCCGTTTACTGTGGGGATGCCCATCCGGTTGCCGTAATCACGGACTCCTGACACCACCCCCTTCATCACCCGCCGGGGATGCAGCGTTCCTGGGGGCAGCTCGCTCAATTTCATGGTGGGCGGGGCGAAACAGAATATGTCGGTGTTGGCGATCGGTTTTGCCCCAAGCCCCGTTCCCATCACATCGCGGATCACCCCGCCGATGCCGGTTCCCGCGCCGCCGTAAGGCTCGAGCGAGGAGGGAAAGTTATGGGTTTCCACCTTGAAACAGACATTGTCGTCATCATCGAACCGTATCACTCCGGCGTTGTCCTCGAACACGCTGACACACCAGTCGCGGTTCAACTCTCTGGTTGCGCGGATAATGGTATTCTTGAGCAGATTGTCTATCGTCTCGCCGTTATAGTTGATGATCCCCCGGAAGGTCTTGTGCACGCAATGCTCGCTCCAGGTCTGGGCGAACGTTTCCAGCTCCACATCGGTGGGATTGCGGTCCAACCCCCGGTAGTGCTTCTGAATGGC encodes:
- the purL gene encoding phosphoribosylformylglycinamidine synthase subunit PurL, which encodes MIRQVTVRTRPGLVDSRGEGVRKDAFDLGIQSITNVRVHDVYLFEGDIPEEDISRIAAELLTDFVTEEYVIDGVFPEEGQVIEVTYNYGVMDPVEGSVYKALRDLGITSVQAAKTAKRYIISGDLAEAETALITDKLLVNKIIQHAAKPGEEIFLHARPDAGVKRIEVELLKLDDDVLMRLSKDRFLSLNLDEMRAIQKHYRGLDRNPTDVELETFAQTWSEHCVHKTFRGIINYNGETIDNLLKNTIIRATRELNRDWCVSVFEDNAGVIRFDDDDNVCFKVETHNFPSSLEPYGGAGTGIGGVIRDVMGTGLGAKPIANTDIFCFAPPTMKLSELPPGTLHPRRVMKGVVSGVRDYGNRMGIPTVNGSVFFDPRYVGNPIVYCGTVGIMPKECSFKKVSDGDRIVLIGGRTGRDGIHGATLSSTEVTEESEVTSSHAVQIGNAIQEKKMVDTLMVARDRGLYSAITDCGAGGLSSAVGEMGKDTGAEVDLELVPLKYTGLRYWEIWISEAQERMVLSVPPDKVDELLGVFESENVEAVVIGTFTGGGKLTLRYHGMTVGEFDMQFLHNGVPRLARNASWEPRRTPEPEFPCPSDLGKPLKEILSSWNVCSKEWIVRQYDHEVQGGSIVKPLTGAANDGPSDASVIRPKLGSNRGIIIANGINPKYGVIDPYFMALSAIDEALRQVTCVGGDIARTALLDNFSWGNTTIPDRLGELVRAAQGCHDGAVGFGTPFISGKDSLRNEFIYGDKVIRIPPTLLISALCVMEDVTKAVTMDFKAPGNLIAVVGLTRNEMGGSHYFDLKGFTGNTVPGVDIPTAREIMTTLHKAMDQRLILSCHDCSEGGIGVALAEMAFAGQVGAYVDLSEVPLGSVMRDDYILFSESNSRFIIEVEPENAHQITEMMGGIPFAWIGDTTDSVQVMIEGSGGIVADENIFALKEAWQKPLKSV
- the purQ gene encoding phosphoribosylformylglycinamidine synthase I produces the protein MAKPKAIILRTAGTNCDMESAYAAETAGFEAERVHINRVASGEVKLDGCSFLFIPGGFSYGDDIAAGKIMALELRKRLGDQLLRFEEQGKLVLGVCNGFQVLIKTGMLPFHENRPEEMRATLTINDSGKFEDRWVYLKSEPDTVCVFTRVMKPVIQLPVAHAEGKFLVKSGADMEEMEKDGQVALRYTSRCNDVPSYPEDPNGSFDHVAGVCNKRGTILGLMPHPERFLTRYTHPRWTRENLPEEGDGAVFFRNAYEYCKAM
- the rnr gene encoding ribonuclease R translates to MNEETLKALILDYIRTLEKGKIRRRELYGRLGLKGTDYAEFKRVLNLIEKSGELVRLKGRTFALPEMGNIITGVFSASRHGGGFVRPTAGDSVYIRREHTAGAIPGDTVQARLIHKGHVGINRAGEIIKIVERTGRPIIGIYKTIGKTAYVIPQEKVFMENMLVTSGEELGAKDGEVVVCRAEVSAPTYTHPMCSVVEVLGPPGAPGMDVLIIAKKFDLPMRFSEESIEESLRIPDDLSADVIARRRDIRDLVTFTIDPIDARDFDDAVSISRREDGGFDIGVHIADVAHYVRDGSALDHEAQARGMSCYLVDRVIPMLPERLSGELCSLRPREDRLTKSVFATLDDDGNILSAEIADTVIHSRMRLNYQQAQAFLDGTGDYEADLIPGEVREALIVLSDLTDILIRRRTERGALDFELPETRVILDAAGKPKDIVKRTRLKSHRMIEELMLIANTVTAMELGEAKAPFLYRSHDTPDREKLEVFGDLARSLGYDFRPTLAESQLYIQSFLKSLQGKRHERVLNMLLLRSMKKAVYSPHNLGHYGLALPVYAHFTSPIRRYPDLIVHRQLDRYILGNGAAPERLDIQYYETLGNHLTSREITTDSAERDSVKMKIAEFMERHLGEEFNGAVSGIIPIGFFVELDEYFVEGLVHVSSLEDDYYEVDEHGVAMIGRNKGRRFMIGDRVKVAVARADKERGEVDFMVVEGMGKRGKRV
- a CDS encoding two-component regulator propeller domain-containing protein, which codes for MPYRAFVLCMIALACFSGVSHGQGKWTNYTDWSGIYAVAVEGNYIWAGTHRGVVRWDMETGTFMRFTSVESLVEKRVLSIAMDRQGALWFGTYEGAVSKFDGITWKLYTTANGPAGVYVSSIAVDNQGALWFATVGGASKFDGSSWKTYTTADGLVSNGVSSIAVDNRGTLWFGTYGFGVSKFDGVSWKTYTTSDGLVSNDLIVINADNQGSLWFGTLGGGVSKFDGVSWKTYTTADGLAGNKVYSIAVDKQGAIWFGTNGGVSKFDGSMWKTYTTADGLVDNGVSSIAVDNKGALWFGTNGGVSKFEEQSTLVSDSQSMNRPESFGIRAAYPNPFNPSTTIDFTLSNSGKTKLSIYNISGRLVDNLVDEVMRAGTHRVVWNASSRATGVYFVMLELGGKRDVRKVLFMK